The Macadamia integrifolia cultivar HAES 741 chromosome 4, SCU_Mint_v3, whole genome shotgun sequence genome contains the following window.
atacaGGAAACAAACTGAACCTTAATAAAAATTGGTTAGTCTTTGACTAACAGCATACATGATAAGATCAATGACTTTCTTTTTGGGGGTTGGTGGGTGGTAGGGGGGATGGGGGAGGATCTCAAAGTGGGAAGGACTGCATTTACCGAAGTcaacaaaaccaaaacaaaaacaaactagGAAGCATATATGGCCATCAACAGTCTCGTCAAGGTAGCAATAGTTGAGATTTAATTTTTCAAGTGCTGCACTTCCTTGCAGATATGCACAAAAATCAGCAGAGGTTTGCCaagggaaaagatatttgaagtTGGAAATAGTAGACAAAGAAGAGACCAGAACGTTCAGAACAAGACCACAGAAGGGGGGCAACTGCATCTGAGAATTCCCAGATCAACTGTTAATAAGATTACTCATTCACATCTCCACCCCAGtgacaaaaaattacaaatcatCGGTAGCCTTCTAGACAACGACGTCATAATTGAACGATGCAATTCTGCTGTAATTATGAATTAAAAGTAAtaataagaaatcaaaaaacATGAAGCACAAGTAGTGACACAACAATTGTCATTGGAAACTAGAGACATTGCAATGATGAAATAATTACTACAAAACTCAGAATGTAGTGAACATCTCTTTACAAAGTTTCTATTATCTTGATTAAACCAAATGTTCTTATTGTTCCCCTTGCACCACCACATTAATCTGGCTTTGAACAGTCAGACATAAGGGTGCCATGGATCTTGGACTCCACAATGCGAAAATCAAATGTCAATCTAATAGTGCTAAATCTAGTAGGAGAAAGAATGAGAGGAAGTGCTAGTTTTAGAAAAGGGGAATATGTGAAATAAGTGTTCATGTCCATTGTATATAGGTCAACTTTGGTTTTGGCATTTGTCTTTGAAGTTATAGTAAAGACAGATTTGTCAAAGGCTAACTTTGAACTGTCTGTTGGCCAATCTTTTGAATCATATTGATAGCTAAGCACTTCCTTCAGAGTTGAGGACAAGTATATTCTTTATTAGAAGACAAGTCTTTCTGAGTAATGCAAGAATATAGAAGAAAATAAGTCCAGATTAAAACAATTTGAACTAAAATTCTTTTCACAGGAAGCTTACAGATGAAACCCAAGATCTAGAAACAAACATCTTCAGATTGGTCTCAAAACGCTTAAGATGTAGGGACAAAATTGAGTAATATTATGTCACTGGAAAGGAGGCAATCATGATTGTAGCACACAtatagggatttgccctttttagAATGAGCTTAGTTATGAAAAGAAGCAATCATCATCAATATTTCTTTTAATCTTTTCCATTTATAGTTGTCCCCTCCAACAACTTCTAACTTTGATGGATTTGAACGCCCTTTCGGCAAGTAATGTCTCTCAACATTCCACCAAATCATTGGTCAAAATGGAACTGGTTGGTATGGCTTGCAAACTTGAGACAGATAATATGACTAAAACAATTTGATCTGTGGCATTAACTAGAACAAGAAACAACAGCAGTGACAaaacagaggaagaaaagaattacAACATTGAATTAAAACTACACGGAAAATATAAGTCATGAAACATAGCTAATTGATTCCTAGTACATGATTACCAAGAATTTCGCTCAAAACCAGTGCCCACGAACAGTGACCTAACCTTTTACTGAACAGCAACACACTTGTTGCCAAATGATACGCACAGAGAACCCAAAGATGTCAAGTGGAAAAGTTCAAAAGCTCAGATGAAGCTTTTATACATGTGCATACTGATCAAGTGGATGAACGGCAAGTGTTGATCCCATCTTTGCAGTCACTTGTCAGATCATTGAAAGTTTCGATCTGCTTTTTGCCCCGCAAGAACACCTCTGTGTCAACTGATACCCTCATGTAACCATCAAACTCAACTGGAACTCCATTGTTAAGTTTTGTGGTCTCCGCATACCACTCACTGTTCTCATCCCAGAGATCCTTATATTCGTCAAGGAAATGAATCGTATACTTGTCCTTCAGAGGATTGAAAAAAGATGTATCAGGTTCATCGGTGGCAATGTAAATATTCCTCCCATTTTCAATCTTGTCCTGTAGAGAAGGAATAAGTGCTTCTGGTGAAGTATCAGCTGCTAGATTAGGCCAGAGTTCCTTATTCTTTGCCTTCTCACCTCTCACGACATGGACGGAGTCAAAATCCCAATTCAACCTTGAGGCAATTCCAGATACAATGTCCATTAACCTTCTAGATTTCCAGATGAGGTGCCATGGTCGTTGGATAGCAGATTCAGTCTCTCCTTCACAAACTCTATACCAGTAATTATCTGGCTCCACGGATCCAAACTTCCGCATAATCAAAGTATCCTGTACCTCAGCAAGTTTCATTGGCGTGACCCTAAAATCCTCCACAAGGAAAAGACGCAAACCATCTTTGGTCTGCCATTTTCCCCAATCTAACCAGAACTGCTTCTGGTCCAGCACAGGTGCCGACTCCTTCAAATGCTCAAAATCAAAGTAAAACCTGAAATCCTTCCCCTCCTCATCCTGATGGGACGAAGTGTACATCGAATTTAAACAAATGGTCAAATCCATAATCAATGTGCGATTCAAATACTGAGCTTCACCCAAAGCACACAAGAAGCTCCAGAGGTAATGGTTCATGCTCTTGCACCTGTCGCCACCACCCGTATAAATCAAGTACTTGCCACGACCAAAAGAACTCTCAGACTCGACCACTGGAAGAGTATCATTCACAACTTCTCCAACCACAGGCAAAGTAGCCGGATTCTCCGCATGCTTCTTCGGAAGCTTCTCGAACCCAGGTTTctggttcttcttccttttccttgcaTTCATACCAGAATGGTAATCCCCAATACCAACCACAGTGTAATTACAGTTCCCAGACCTAGAAATCGAGAACCTACGATAGTCCTTATACAAGGACGCAGTTTTTCCTTGGTTGGGTCTAAACCTCCATGCCATATCACAAGTGCTTTCATTTGATCCTTTCACAGGTTTCCCAAATCGGTAAAAGTGGATATCCTTAAAATGCTCTATAGCTGCTTTCATCAACAGATTAAAGATCTCCCTGTCTGTACAGTCAATGGGTTTATCGATGTCGCCCTCACAATCAGGTGGGTTTTCCCCGGCATTACCAGGAACGTCGGTGATGTTAATGAAAGTATCAAATACAGTTTGGTTAGAAGCAATAAAATCCTCACCAGTCTTGACGACGGTGTCATCGGATCTGAAAGTGGCATTTGAAGTTGAAGTGAGGAAGTTTGTGATTTTTGTTGTTGGACGGAACAAAGGGTCTTCAGGTTGGTAAGTCGCAGCAATAATGGTGAAGATTAAGAccccaagaacaaaaattgcgAAACAGAGGTTTCCTATCAGAGCAAGAGCATTTTGACCTAAGTTTTCTGGCCGGAAACTTCCGGATCTGGACAGTGCAGAGCGATTAATCATCGTTTAGAACAGAAAACCTCGAAAAATCGGATTCTGAAGAACTATAGCAATCTTGGAAGAGAGATCCCAAGATAATTAAAGTTTAAATCAGGGAGCGACTGGTCGTACCTTTCATCAAGTAGAaatcagcagcagcagcagcagcagctcaGGATTTTCTTCGTATTTCCACAGATCAATAATCGAGATCTCTCTCACTTTATCTTCAGTGTGTGACCTGTGAAGTGTGAACAAGTGTGAGAAGCTTAGGAAAGGTCAGTACGTGACACCGACAAGGGCTAAAAAGGTAACTTGAGAATCATCTACGATACTGGACTGGTGGAGTATTAAATACATAAAGTCAATAAATAGATCTTGGTTTTCccaaaaagtaaataaataaatatacatcttgatcaagaaattgaaattgaacttgtTTGAATATATCAATAGAAACAGGAAAATGATGATGGGTGAACCGAGGCTGGGTAAATCGCCGGCCTTTTGGGAGTTAGTGGCTCAATCAGTAAGGATTGAGAACTTGGGATAGGAGGGTCATGGGAaacatttccaaggaaggaagatagagagagagagagagagatagtgtgtgtgtgtggcttGCTGGGCATAGTGCTTACATACCCAACTTTCCCCAATAATAATAAGGGATAGGGTTCTCTGCATGGTAATGTGGCCCTTGCGCTAGTGCAGAGATCTATCACATTGTATAAAGGAGTAACAATAGGATCATGACAATCATTTCACCTCCATTTTGTGTGGGTGCAAGCACCATGTTGTCAGGtaagtttatttttcttaaaaatagtaaaataatgATAAGCGAGAATAGATTTTCTACCTGGCAGTATGACCTTGCACTAGCATGAAGGCCAATTGCAGAGTGTAGAGCATGAACATTGGTGAGATTTTTGCATTCATGGGGTATTGGATAGTCATTTtagtgaacggatcaggttcacgtatgagaatgttctcgtacacacctgatccgtggatatagaatctattaaatgaagagagagaaaattaattatatatCCACAAATCAAGACCATTCTCATAcattctcgtacatgaacctgatcaGCTCTCGTCATTTTACCCCCCTTATGTCTAGGCAAGTGCCATGGTGCCAGAAAAATTCCTTTtacctaataataataataataataataataataataataagaataaaagaaaaaaaaaaacctaaaaggcaGAGCAACGACTATGTCTAAATATAGAAGCGGGTGAAAAAATAACCACCCTACCCTCATATCTTAATATCACGTGCAGCAATGGCTAAAAAGAAGGATAAATTGGTAATTTTgaattatattttataaatactTCCAATCTTCCATGTTTCACCATTTTCCCTCCAAAGAAACACCCTGAGATGT
Protein-coding sequences here:
- the LOC122077091 gene encoding uncharacterized protein LOC122077091, with the protein product MINRSALSRSGSFRPENLGQNALALIGNLCFAIFVLGVLIFTIIAATYQPEDPLFRPTTKITNFLTSTSNATFRSDDTVVKTGEDFIASNQTVFDTFINITDVPGNAGENPPDCEGDIDKPIDCTDREIFNLLMKAAIEHFKDIHFYRFGKPVKGSNESTCDMAWRFRPNQGKTASLYKDYRRFSISRSGNCNYTVVGIGDYHSGMNARKRKKNQKPGFEKLPKKHAENPATLPVVGEVVNDTLPVVESESSFGRGKYLIYTGGGDRCKSMNHYLWSFLCALGEAQYLNRTLIMDLTICLNSMYTSSHQDEEGKDFRFYFDFEHLKESAPVLDQKQFWLDWGKWQTKDGLRLFLVEDFRVTPMKLAEVQDTLIMRKFGSVEPDNYWYRVCEGETESAIQRPWHLIWKSRRLMDIVSGIASRLNWDFDSVHVVRGEKAKNKELWPNLAADTSPEALIPSLQDKIENGRNIYIATDEPDTSFFNPLKDKYTIHFLDEYKDLWDENSEWYAETTKLNNGVPVEFDGYMRVSVDTEVFLRGKKQIETFNDLTSDCKDGINTCRSST